TCCCGCCCGTGCTCGACGCCGTGCGGCGGCTGCTGCGGATCGTCGCCGAACCCGCCGCGACGTTCGCCCACCGCTGGACGTTCGCCCGCCCCGTGGGAACGACCGGTGAGCCGTTCTCCCGCACTCCGGGGCTGTCCGCCTGTGGCGATGCCTGGGGCGATCGGGCCGCTGTCCGCACGGCGTGGGGCTCAGGTCACGCACTCGGTAGAGCACTCGCCGGCGCCTGAGGCATCAGCGGGAAGCGGTTTCGGCGCGCGACGAGTGATTGATCAGCCGACGAACCCCCTGACACGCTGGACGCATGAGAGCGATGATTCGAGCGCCACGACCGGCCGACGCGGCAGCGATAGCCGAGGTACACGTCGCAGCCTGGCGAGAGACCTACTCGCACCTGCTCCCCGCAGACTTCTTCTCCCCGTCGTACGTAGCCGGTCGGCAGCGGCTCTGGAGACACCTTCTCGCTGAGCCACGGGACGACATGACGATCCGCGTCGCCGAGATCGACGGTGACATCATCGGGTTCGCCTGGCTGGGGCCTGGCGAAGGGCGGGACGCCGAGCCACCGCCACGCGACCGGCTCCTCTACGCGATCTACGTCCTCGCTGACCATCACGGAACGGGCGCGGGGCAGACGTTGCTCGATGAGACCGTCGGTGAGGGGCCGGCGATGCTCTGGGTCGCGAAGGAGAACCCCCGCGCGGTCGCTTTCTACGAGCGCAACGGGTTCCGCTTCGACGGCGTCGAGCAGATCGATCCCCATGCCCCGCTGATCACCGACGCGCGAATGGTGCGGTGACCTCGACACGCGGTCATCCGTCTGTCCCGTGGGGAGTTCATCCGTCGGAGATGTACGCGTCCGACGGGCCGGACGTACATATACGACGAATGAGCCCGCGCGGCAGCGCGAATCCGCCCCACGCCGCGCACACGACGGCCCCTATGATCTAGCCATGACGGGCCAGGGCGATCTCAGGACGCGAGCCGTCCAGCGGCTCAAGGCGAAGCAGCACTTCTGGTCGGCCCTCATCACGTGGGTCGTCCTCTCGGCGATGTTCGTCGTGATCTGGTTGGCCACGGGGATGGGCGGTTTCTGGCCCATCTGGCCGATCGCCGGCATCGCCGTCGGTGTCGCATTCACCGGCATCCGTGCGTTCGGCCCCGCGAACGCGGGTCCGAGCGAAGAGCAGATTCAAACGGAGATGCGCCGCCTCTCCTGACCCCGTCGTGAAACGACGAAACCCCCGCTCGATCGCATCGGGCGGGGGTTCGTTTTGGTACTTCAGCGTACGTAGGCTCTCATGATCGACATCCTTCCGTCGGGGGACCTTGAGAGTACCCAGCGATCCGCGATCAGGCAAGGGGTGGGGTGACCCGAGGTCAGCTGCCCGCGCGACGCCATTCGTCGGAGGTGAGGTGAGATCCGGCCTGAGGGCCCATCTGCAGCATCCCGCCGTCGACGACCCAGCTGGCCCCCGTGACGTAGGACGCGGCAGGCGAAGCGAGGAACGCGGCCACAGCAGCGATCTCGTCGGGCCTTCCCGGACGACCGAGCGGGATGCCGGGGCGATGCGTGTTCTCGGCCTCTTCGGCGTCCATGTCGTTCAGGGGTGTGGCGATCTCGCCCGGGCCGAGGGCGTTGACGGTGATGCCGTGCTCGCCGAGCTCCTGCGCCATGGTCTTCACCAGACCTCCCAGGCCATGCTTCGACGCGACGTACGCGGCACTTCCCACGCGGGGCTGGTGTTCGTGGACGCTGGTGATGGCGATGATCCGCCCACCGCGGCCCGCGGCGACCATCCGGCGCGCCGCAGCCTGCATCCCGACGAATGCGCCGTCGAGGTTCAGGAGCACATCCTTCCGCCAGGCTTCGACATCGAGATCGAGGAACGGGCCCCCCGACCCGCCGCCGGCGTTGTTGACGAACACGTCGACGCCACCGAGTTCGTCGGCCAATGCGTCGATGACCTTCGCGGCTCCCTCGAGATCGGTCGCGTCGAACTGGGTCACCACCGCCCGGGAGCCGCGGGCGCGCACCTCTTCGGCGGTCTTCTCGGCGCCGTCCTTGTCGGAGTGCCAGGTGATGCCCACGTCCAGCCCGGCCTCGGCGAGAGCGATGGCGGTCGCTGCACCGATGCCGGAATCGGAAGCGGTGACGATGGCATGCCGAGGAGTGAAGGTGTCAGTCATGGTCCGACGGTATGCCGGTGTGGGTCCACCCGCGTGGGCCTTGCGGCGCGTGACGGCACTCGCTAGGCGTTGACCGGGCCGGCCGCGGATGTCGTCGAGCTCATCACGCTCCGGTTACGGTCGAGCATGCCCACTGCGACGACCAGGCCTGGCCCGCGCGTCGGAACGGGGTGGCGCGTCACAGTGGTCCTGGCAGCGACCATCGTGATCTGGGGTCTCATGGTCTGGCTCTCCACTGCCGTCTGGGGGAATGAGGTGGGCCCGGCCAGACGCATCTCCAGCGCTCTCTTCGTCATCGCACTCACGGTGCCGATGATCGTGGTCGTCCGACGTTTTCTCGATCGCCGGCCGTGGTCGACACTGCGGCTCCAGACGGGACCGAGCCTGTGGCGGTCCCTTCTCGTCGGGGTGGGCTCATTCGTGATCCCCTCGGCGATCGGGCTGGGGGTCGCGAGTGCGGCGGGGTGGGTCCGGATCACGACAGACCTCTCCCCGGCCGCGTTGGTCGGCGCTGTCGCCTTCACTGTGGTGACGGTCCTGCTGCTGGAGGCCATTCCCGAAGAGTTGATCTTCCGGGGCTACGTCTACCGCACTCTGTCGGCATCGATCGCACCCGTGCGGGCCGTGCTCATCCAAGCCGTCCTCTTCGCGCTCCTCGGCACGACACTGTGGGTCGCGACGACCGGTTGGGGCGTGATCGTGGAGAGGGGTTCGCTCTTCCTCGTCATGGGTGTCGTCCTCGGCGTCCAGCGACTGGTGTCAGACAGCGTCTGGACGCCGATCGGTTTCCATCTCGGGTTCCAGGTCGTCGCCCAGTCACTCTTGACGAATCCCGCCGTTCAGACGAGCAGCGCCATGGTGGTCACCGTTGCCGGCATCGTGCCCGGTTTCGTTTTCTCCGTCGCCGTCACGCGATTGTTCATCCACCGGAAGGCGAACTGGATACTCCCCGAGCCCGACGCGTCGCTCTGAGGCCGTCGGCGTCCGTCAGTTGCCGGCGGGGTCGTCCGCGGAGTCGCGGCTCGCCGCGGGCTTGCGGGCCGCCGGAGCCGCCGGCGCCGCCGGCGTGGCGGCCCCCGCCATCCCCGCTCCGATCCCACGCCCGACTGCCTGACCCTGGATGATGCCCGCCAGGTCGAGTCCGGTGGCCGACTCGACGCTGTCGAAGACCGAGCGCAATGCCTTCGCGCTGTCTCCGCCCACGACATCCGACGCGCCGTCGCCGGAGCCGCCGACGATCGAGACGTTGCCGATCGTGGAGTAGCC
The Microbacterium sp. SLBN-154 DNA segment above includes these coding regions:
- a CDS encoding GNAT family N-acetyltransferase — protein: MIRAPRPADAAAIAEVHVAAWRETYSHLLPADFFSPSYVAGRQRLWRHLLAEPRDDMTIRVAEIDGDIIGFAWLGPGEGRDAEPPPRDRLLYAIYVLADHHGTGAGQTLLDETVGEGPAMLWVAKENPRAVAFYERNGFRFDGVEQIDPHAPLITDARMVR
- a CDS encoding CPBP family intramembrane glutamic endopeptidase gives rise to the protein MPTATTRPGPRVGTGWRVTVVLAATIVIWGLMVWLSTAVWGNEVGPARRISSALFVIALTVPMIVVVRRFLDRRPWSTLRLQTGPSLWRSLLVGVGSFVIPSAIGLGVASAAGWVRITTDLSPAALVGAVAFTVVTVLLLEAIPEELIFRGYVYRTLSASIAPVRAVLIQAVLFALLGTTLWVATTGWGVIVERGSLFLVMGVVLGVQRLVSDSVWTPIGFHLGFQVVAQSLLTNPAVQTSSAMVVTVAGIVPGFVFSVAVTRLFIHRKANWILPEPDASL
- a CDS encoding SDR family oxidoreductase; the protein is MTDTFTPRHAIVTASDSGIGAATAIALAEAGLDVGITWHSDKDGAEKTAEEVRARGSRAVVTQFDATDLEGAAKVIDALADELGGVDVFVNNAGGGSGGPFLDLDVEAWRKDVLLNLDGAFVGMQAAARRMVAAGRGGRIIAITSVHEHQPRVGSAAYVASKHGLGGLVKTMAQELGEHGITVNALGPGEIATPLNDMDAEEAENTHRPGIPLGRPGRPDEIAAVAAFLASPAASYVTGASWVVDGGMLQMGPQAGSHLTSDEWRRAGS
- a CDS encoding 2TM domain-containing protein, translating into MTGQGDLRTRAVQRLKAKQHFWSALITWVVLSAMFVVIWLATGMGGFWPIWPIAGIAVGVAFTGIRAFGPANAGPSEEQIQTEMRRLS